The genomic DNA ACGTTTTTTGAAAAGTTCAGAGAGTTTATTGTTAGagaattaaatatgaaacatttatcaTCATAGCAAAGATTTATCAAGAAGTGACACCATCAGGAAAACTTTTACTGCAATTTTTTTGTGGAACATTTTGGAGGCTGGACCTTTTTGTAATTGTTGTCTTGGTGCATTTTCattgatgtaaaaataaatgattttttaaataaaaaggaatcAATCATTAATCAAGCtcaagaaacaaactgaaaaaagtaTCACACATTAGTGGAACACAGTAGTATTgcaaatgtgttgtgtgtttttttttcttctggaaTGTCAGTTTTAATAAGTAAGTtataaaataagaaagaaagaagcaaaaatCAGCTAAAACAAAAGACTGGGGCCTATTCTTTAACAATAAATATGAGATTTTTGTGTAGACACTGCAACAAGTCTGAGTAgaaatcatttgttttacaaaaaaaacactgattctgAGAAGAATGTAATACTATTGGgtctatactgtatgtgaaaaaGCACACACAATGAACTGATCCATATTTTGGAGTTAAAACTGAACTCACTTGGTGGTTGCAGACATGGCTGGGTAACTTCCAGGTTCCTCTTTACTCTTCCTGCATCTCCACATTTCTATTGAGGTGGAGAAGGTCAATATGTTATCAGTTTGTCATTAACTTCCAGTAGTTCCTGTAAGTTCCAGTATTTTGATTAAGTCCCGTCAAAAGCCCCCCACCACAACAGATCTACACTGCCAATGAATGCAAAAAGCCAACCAAAGCAAAGGTGTAACACAGGTTatattataaacatatttataaaaacatatatatatttaggaataaaaacacatcagtttgACATGGTTTATTTTAAGCACGACACCTGATAAATTTCCTACCTCACTGTAGCAAAATTTGACGGAGCATTCCAGATCCCATGTGGTGGACGTCAGCTCTTGGATCTGATCTAAGGAGAAGCTGAGTCGTGTGCTATTGGGACAAGAATTTAAGGAGCAGGTCTCTGGTATGAAGGGCAGCTCTTTCACTACAGGACATGAGCCCTTGGAGTGCACAGTGCAGCTGATCACCTTGATGGTCAAGACAATATTCCCTATAGTGTGCCCTGAAatctgcaggaaacagagaaaggatgaaaaatataaaatgaatttcaaCAGAATGGAAAAAGCACAAGAATGAATCTGACAAATGGGCATGAGCTAAGCGCAGTaaagtgatcttttttttttatgtttgagatGGATTCACCAATATCATATTAGCTGCAGGTGAATAATGAACCATTTTATTGCTATGCTACATTATTCAACATACAATTAGCTATTTTTATGCAGGAGTTGAATGAGgtcatgtacaaaaaaaaaacagctgagagAGGGTGAATGATTTCTTACCTCTGCATAAATTCTCTTGTCACTCTGCACCTTGGTGTTCGGGTCCAGTGGAGAACGGTAGTCTGGGGAAGTGTAAAGCTGCATCATCAGAGGCATCTGAGGTGCAGTAGTTGTGATGGGAGTGACTGGTTCTGGTACTGTGACTGTAACTAAgagaataacaaataaaaaaattaaaaaagagataATGCATCCATTCAATTTTATCACTGTTTCTAGTGACCTTCATACAAAAAGTTGTCCTTTCCTGTGTAAACTTTGCTTTTataacactttttcttttttaggtctTTATCCTCCTCTAGACAAAAAGACTTAAAATGAGAACTTAAAGACCTCAAAGGGCTTATTCAAACTCCAGCATAGCACATTGtgtatgtaaaataatataGTGAGtgtgataatgataatgatgatggtggtgtgaGAATGATTATCAAAGCAGTCATTATCCTCCCAATTTCTCATCTCACTGCAGGCATTGTGTAACGTGTTATGTGCGGCCTATGGCTTTTTGcaacaattttctttttctttttttaccttctATCGTCTTACCTGTtggtttttccatttttccgaGAACCAATAAAACCATAGAGTCCTCTGGACTGAGTTCAGTGTAGCTGGTGAAAGTACTGGCTTTAAAATGAGTTAAAGCCGCCCTTTGTACACTCACTGCACTGTCGTTGTTCGATGTGAGTAAAGGTTGGACTGTGAATTTGACTGATGAGTCTTGACTCATTGAGGGCAGAATGATTATATTGTTGGActgtagaaagagaaagagttaaaaaaaatcacttagAGACTTTCTTGTACAACTATTCACAATAATATTattcaataataaacacatttccacaaACTCGTTTATTTAATTTAGTGACCTATATCTCACTATATAAAACAATGTAATCACACAGAGTGGAGTCTTTGTCCTCTTAATAAATCCTATCTCACATGTGGTTGtggtaataataaatatgccAACTCTCTACtggagtgtgtgtatatgtgtaagCTTACAGCAAAggttgtgtgttgtatgttgagAAAGTTCCATGTGGTGCCCTGAGGACCTCTCAGAAACATACTGGTCTTATCATGCTTGTCCATGCGAATTGATATATTGCTGCAATATAAAGATtcaaaaattacaaaaagttGCAAACATAGCAAAACTATACATAGTAAGGTGCATCTGTATGTCTTGTAAAATCTCAAGGTTTACCGAACGTTGGCATTCTCTGGGATGTTTATAATGTGGATCTCTCCAGCGCTGAGGTTCTCTGGCTGTGGGGAGCAAGATTTGATCGAAGCCCAGGTTTCCGCTCCGATCTTTATAAAATGCTTCTCAAATGGATCTTCATTTTTAAGTACGCAGGAATGAGAGCCAGGCTTGCTTCCTGTAAAACGACAAACATTCATTTGCCATTGCTGTTCATTCATtgcaaaacaaatgtgacaTTACAGTGGAAATTATGAGTAACAAAATTATTTCTGCATCCATACTGTAAATCT from Larimichthys crocea isolate SSNF chromosome IX, L_crocea_2.0, whole genome shotgun sequence includes the following:
- the eng gene encoding endoglin isoform X1, which gives rise to MEGHVARFALLLCITAAASASHQTCKPEKANKNPWVHVREMAIGCWTSFINKDNAEVHILNLNYVATTDFIFHLNMTSAKPTNLILTSLHTAYSLYNINPDVHIYINNHSKIDLHGNDHKNNIHTQDFPTQGEELVKWASQKFGGVTSFTTVQNLKIISWTGTSGSKPGSHSCVLKNEDPFEKHFIKIGAETWASIKSCSPQPENLSAGEIHIINIPENANVRNISIRMDKHDKTSMFLRGPQGTTWNFLNIQHTTFASNNIIILPSMSQDSSVKFTVQPLLTSNNDSAVSVQRAALTHFKASTFTSYTELSPEDSMVLLVLGKMEKPTVTVTVPEPVTPITTTAPQMPLMMQLYTSPDYRSPLDPNTKVQSDKRIYAEISGHTIGNIVLTIKVISCTVHSKGSCPVVKELPFIPETCSLNSCPNSTRLSFSLDQIQELTSTTWDLECSVKFCYSEKCGDAGRVKRNLEVTQPCLQPPTPPCFDFGLPGVLCIAFGGFLIGVLLIGALWFIKIKTGYPTGLDISSTAANLPGCPCSGAKRQPVSTNPSPSENSSANASIGSTQSTPTSSMA
- the eng gene encoding endoglin isoform X2; its protein translation is MEGHVARFALLLCITAAASASHQTCKPEKANKNPWVHVREMAIGCWTSFINKDNAEVHILNLNYVATTDFIFHLNMTSAKPTNLILTSLHTAYSLYNINPDVHIYINNHSKIDLHGNDHKNNIHTQDFPTQGEELVKWASQKFGGVTSFTTVQNLKIISWTGTSGSKPGSHSCVLKNEDPFEKHFIKIGAETWASIKSCSPQPENLSAGEIHIINIPENANVRNISIRMDKHDKTSMFLRGPQGTTWNFLNIQHTTFASNNIIILPSMSQDSSVKFTVQPLLTSNNDSAVSVQRAALTHFKASTFTSYTELSPEDSMVLLVLGKMEKPTVTVTVPEPVTPITTTAPQMPLMMQLYTSPDYRSPLDPNTKVQSDKRIYAEISGHTIGNIVLTIKVISCTVHSKGSCPVVKELPFIPETCSLNSCPNSTRLSFSLDQIQELTSTTWDLECSVKFCYSEKCGDAGRVKRNLEVTQPCLQPPKMFCSGDGDVLKYRNGTSCKEQCWFGRSIHVVPFISLVSEIQGLYQQH
- the eng gene encoding endoglin isoform X3, producing MEGHVARFALLLCITAAASASHQTCKPEKANKNPWVHVREMAIGCWTSFINKDNAEVHILNLNYVATTDFIFHLNMTSAKPTNLILTSLHTAYSLYNINPDVHIYINNHSKIDLHGNDHKNNIHTQDFPTQGEELVKWASQKFGGVTSFTTVQNLKIISWTGTSGSKPGSHSCVLKNEDPFEKHFIKIGAETWASIKSCSPQPENLSAGEIHIINIPENANVRNISIRMDKHDKTSMFLRGPQGTTWNFLNIQHTTFASNNIIILPSMSQDSSVKFTVQPLLTSNNDSAVSVQRAALTHFKASTFTSYTELSPEDSMVLLVLGKMEKPTVTVTVPEPVTPITTTAPQMPLMMQLYTSPDYRSPLDPNTKVQSDKRIYAEISGHTIGNIVLTIKVISCTVHSKGSCPVVKELPFIPETCSLNSCPNSTRLSFSLDQIQELTSTTWDLECSVKFCYSEKCGDAGRVKRNLEVTQPCLQPPKMFCSGDGDVLKYRNGTSCKEQCWFGKESCNV